From one Desulfitibacter sp. BRH_c19 genomic stretch:
- a CDS encoding exoribonuclease R: protein MLSELNLTDARKGFSSLYDDVFNTFKPTVVKRKKTEEVLLLRVDLQKMLLSHFSLKPEIIYEDDKSVTLALDTLDIFVNNTTLDKAVNELIQDLKLYSQDYIERSQLFLHAPNRRSHFPYVLRIMLCENDEEIRSLLEYNHAT from the coding sequence ATGTTATCTGAGCTTAATCTTACAGATGCTCGTAAAGGTTTCTCATCATTATATGACGATGTTTTTAATACTTTTAAACCAACAGTTGTCAAACGCAAGAAAACTGAGGAAGTATTGCTTCTTCGCGTAGACCTTCAGAAGATGCTTCTATCTCATTTTTCTCTAAAACCTGAAATTATTTACGAGGATGATAAATCTGTTACTTTAGCACTTGATACCCTTGATATTTTCGTTAATAACACTACTCTAGATAAAGCTGTCAATGAACTCATTCAGGATTTAAAACTATATTCACAAGATTATATTGAGAGATCCCAGTTATTCTTACATGCGCCCAACCGTCGTTCGCATTTTCCATATGTACTGCGAATTATGTTATGCGAAAATGATGAAGAAATCAGGAGTTTACTAGAGTATAATCATGCCACCTAA